Part of the Flavobacterium alkalisoli genome is shown below.
TTTATTAAATAAGCAGTCCACTGTCGAAGCAGTCCTTTTTTTTAAGGGTTTTAACTAAAATACAACAGTAATTTTAATAAAACATTACCAATATAGAGCTATTATATTAGTTAATTTTGACAATTACCTCATTAGTTTAACATGACTTTACTTATATGACGACCGCAAAATTGCCTAACTATGTAAAAGCAGTATATATATTCCTGCTTATAATTATCATAGTATTCTTTATGATAATTGCCAAGCAGATATTAGTACCGCTGCTTATTTCCGGTTATATAGCCATGTTGCTAACATCTTCCTGTAACAGGCTGGAAAGACGTAAAATTCCGCGATCGGTAAGTGCGGCCATATGCCTGTTGCTATTCATAATAACAATTTCCGGACTCCTTTTATTTATATACCTTCAGGTTAGGGGATTCATGGATGATTTGGGCGGAAGCCTTAAAAATGAGGTAAATGCTTTTGTAATTGAAGCCAACAAATGGACAGAAGAACATTTTGGGTTTGACCTGGGTATGCGCTATGGCTTTGAAATAAAAAAAGCCGTTGAGATGGTACAGACAGAGGAAGCTCCGCCTACCCAAATACTATGGTCTACCATAGCCATGATAGGTGATATTATACTGCTGCCGGTTTATATATTTTTCCTACTTATTTACAGAGATCACCTTGCTGTTTTCGTGGCTAAAGTTTTCAGCAGATCGAACAATGATGAAATATTAGATAAACTGACTTCCATAAGAAAAGTTGTGTATGCCTACATATCCGGTGCCGGCAAAGTAATGCTTATATTGGCTGTGGTAAATACGGCAGTGCTTTTTGCGCTGGGAATAGAACACGCTATATTTTTTGGAGTTTTGGCCGGCATACTTAATATTATCCCTTATCTGGGCCCGTGGATAGGTGCTACCCTACCATTTGTTTTTGCCCTAATTACTAAAGACAGCCTTTTTTATCCTATAGCTGTTATAGTATCCTTTACTTTTATTCAAATGCTGGAAGGCGCCTTTTTAACGCCAAAAATTACAGGAAGCAATGTAAACCTAAATGCATTGATTACATTTTTAGGATTGCTTATAGGAGGGGCAATATGGGGCATTGTAGGTATGATTATTATAATACCAACCATTGCCATACTTAAAAAACTGTTTGAAATGAGTCCGGATACCCAGCCCTATGCTTATCTTTTTGGAGAAGAAGACAACAACTGGTTCAAAAAACGTCCGCGTAAGAACAAAAAGGCTAAAACTGAGCCAGATGTTCCTGAAGCAGATTAAGGAAACGGGTAATGCTTTCTCGGGTGGTAAAGCTATGCAGGCAAAAACGCAGCCTTTCCTGACCATGAGGTACTGTAGGAGAAAGTATGGGCTTTACATTAAAACCGTTTTGCTGTAAATATTCGGCTATCTGTTTTACCCTGTCGTTACCGGGTATAATTGCACAATGTATGGCAGATTCACTAAAAATAAAAACGTTAGTAAAAGCCAGCCTCTCTAGTTCCTCATTAAAAAAAGTAATAATATCCCTAAGCTGCTTTTTTGCCTGAATGTTACTTTCCAGATGCTTATAAGATGTGAGAATTACCGCAAGCGAATGAGGCGGCAGTGCCGTGGTATAAATAAAGCTTCGGGCAAAATTTACCAGATAGGTTCTTAGCTCTTCAGCTCCTAAAACAGCGGCTCCATGGCCCCCCAACCCCTTACCAAAGGTCATTATACGGGCAAAAACCCTGTCCTGTAGGTTAAGTTCCTGTATTAAACCTTCGCCTTTATTACCAAATACGCCTAAAGCATGCGCTTCATCAATTACTAATCTGCTATTATATTCCTCAGCTACAGCAACCAATTTAACCAAATCCGGAGTGTCGCCATCCATAGAGAACACCGATTCGGTAACAACATATACTTCTCCCTTTATTGCTGAATATCTTTTTAAAAGGTTTTCTAAATGGCTAAGGTCGTTATGTCGAAACTTAAAGGTTTTGGCATTGCTGAGACGCAGCCCGTCACGTATGGAAGCATGTATGTACTCATCATACAGTACTATATCTTCCTTTTGTGGTACACAGGAGAAAAAGCCCACATTAGCATCATACCCCGAATTAAATATAAGCGCCGATGGGCTGTTATGAAAATGTGCTACAAAATCTTCAGTCACCTGATAAAGGTTATGGTTTCCTGTTATTAGCCTCGATCCGGTAGAACCGTTGCTAATAATATTAGCATCAAGTAGATATTGGTGTGCCTGCTGAAAAATTTCTGCCGACTGAGAGAACCCTAAATAATCGTTTGATGAAAAATCAACCAACCCGTTAGCAACAGGCAAACTACGCAAGGCATTTGCTTCAGTACGCTGTTGTAATTTGGCTATAAGGGATTTCGGTAAGCTTTTCATATCCCAAAAATACATAACTCCATGCTTATAGCAATTTTATAAAAACATTGTTTTTCAAAAATTAATTATTGTTTTTCGATAATTTATTTATATTTGCATCAAACAAACCAATCAACTTTACCTGCAATGAAAAAAATTCAAATATTAAACTGGATTTTAAGAAGTTTAATTCTTCTTGCCTTTTTAACAACTTGCTTTTCTGTATATATTTTTATTTCACTATATAACACTCCCACAATTGATTATTCTAAAGTCTTCCCTGCTTATTTACCTTACACGACAATCTTAAGCGGGGCACTGTTTTTTGCAGCCATGATATACCTACAGCTTTCGGTAAACTTATTTATTAAACAAGGCTTTTTTAACACTAAAAGTTCCGGCTATTTAAAACTGGGAGCAATCTTTTTAGCTCTGTTCGGATTGACTGATATAACAATTGCTACAATCAATAATGCCTTTAAGGCTAATTATGATTTATTAGATTATCTTAACAATAACAGCGGCCATATCGTTACATTGATTGTGGCAATAGGGATTTTTATTGTAGCCGACATTATCAAATCGGGAGTTACCATTAAACATGAAAACGACTTAACTATATAACAGCATGAAACGATTATCAACTCTAAAGACTATTACCGATATCTTATTTGTACTTGCGGTTATTCCGGCAATATTCGGACTTCCATTTATATTAATGGCAGCTATAATGCCCGAAAGAATTCCGTTTAAACTAAACGGAGACGAGTTTGCTACTATTAACGGCGCAGAACTGATTATCTCACTTCTTGTTATTTACTTAAGTTATGCTTTAGCGGTATATGCCCTTTATCTCTTTAAAAAGGTTTTAGAGTCTTTTAAAAAGAAACGCTTTTTTGATGAAGTAGTGATACTGTCTTTTAACCAAATGGGTAAAGCCCTGTTATTAAGCTGGACTATAGGGATTTTGCCTTCGCTATACTATAACCTGGTTGACGGTTCAATAAAAATAAGCATTGGGTTTAGCGATTCACTTTTTACACTCGGACTGGGATTCTTTTTTATCGTGCTTAGCGATGTTTTCCTTATGGCTAAAAAACAGAAAGAAGAAAATGATTTAACTATATAACCACATCATGAAAAAATATATAATACATCATATCAACGTTATTATTATCGCCCTAAGAATCTTAATAACAGTAGCAGCAATAATGGCTGTACTTAATATTGGAATGGGGTTATTCGCACTTATAAAAAACGACCACGGCATTGCCAGATCTTTTTTAGCCCAAACTTTTAAGGTACCCGATTTTACAATAAATGAAGAAGTAGGAGTAGCGGCGACTTTTGGTGTACTGTACGGAGCCCTATTGATTTACCTTATTTATGGTATTAAACATTTTTACAGGTGCCTTGTTAAGATAAAAGCAGGCAAAATGTTTTATAATGACCAAGGTGAAGATTTTAGAAAAGCCGGAGCATCAATCATTATTTTTGCCAAAACAAAGTACTTACTGTATTGCTGTACAGGCGTGGTAGTGTTTTTCGATATCACTATGTTTTTTAAACAGATACTTCCCTTTTTAGGCATTTACCTGGCCGGAAAACTACTTTACTTAATGGCATATATGGCCGAAAAAGGAGAATTTATCCAGGAAGAAAACGAATTAACCATATAAGCCTATGCCTATTATCATTAATTTAGACGTTATGCTTGCCAAACGGAAAATGCGTTCTAACGAACTGGCAGATAAGGTTGGCATAACTACCGCTAACCTTTCCATACTTAAAACAGGAAAGGCAAAGGCTATTCGTTTCAGCACATTGGAAGCTATCTGCAAAGAACTTGACTGCCAGCCGGGAGATATTATGGAGTTTGTGGAAGACGATAATCAGGATAATTTATGATCTATCTGCTTTTTCTCATACCCATATTAGCAACTGCCCTGTTCCCAAAGCGATTCCCTTTATACATCACTATATTTATTAGTATGTATGTGTTTTATGGACATCTCTGGATTGATGAATATTTTCTCTATACCGGAAAAGCCGGATGGAAAGGTTTTAATATATTTATGTTGACCATGCTAACAGGTCCGTTTTATTTTGTAATACACACCTTATTTATCTTTTTTGGTTGGCTTAAGGAAAATAGAAAAATGATGTGGACTCATATAATAGGCCTTGTCTTACTTGTCATACATGCTATCGCAGTGTTTTCTTAAAACTATAACTCAACCCATTTCTTATCCTGAGGATCTGTAGCGTCATATAAGGAAATATTTAGCTTTTTAGCAAGAGAGGTAGCAAGTGCTAAACAAACGTCATAGTCAGAAACATATAAATTAAAATAGGTCTCGTCTTTATACCATAAATTTATGTGGTAACTAACACTTCCATCACCCTCTTCATCTCTGTATAATTGCTTAAATAACGACACATAATCAAGTTCGCCTTTTGGAAATGATTTCCACCTACCCCATTTGAATGGACCAAATGCATACTCTTCCTTGAACCTGTTCTTCCTTAAATCTATTTTAAAACACATGGTACTTAAAAACGCTACCACAAAAAACAGGGCAACAAACGCAAAAGCATAGGACGAAAAATACTGCCTGAAAGCTTCCCCTTTATTATACTCAATAGTTCCGTAAACAGCAAAAAAGACCGTAGTCAGCATAAAAATCAATGCAATGATTTTATGCCTTGTTCTTAAAACTTCTTTGTCTATTATTAAAACATCAGGTCTATTCATACACCAATAATAATAAAAAAAGCCCTGTGATATGACAGGGCTTTTATTTTATATCTAAAACTAAATTAGTCTACTAAGATAGTCACTTTATTGTCTTTCATTTCCAGTGTGCCGGAAGTGATAGGTAAAAGAAACTTCTGGTCTTTATCAGACTTTACGAATTTCCCGCCAAAAGAGCTGTTACTCTTAAAATCAGGAACTTCTATTTTTATGTCACCGGCAGCAAGTATCGAAACGATATTAGCGTGGTGGTTTAACATCTGGAACTCACCATTTATGCCGGGAACAGTTACCGAAGTAACCTCGCCTTTAAATAAGTGACCTTCCGGTGATACTATTTCTAATAACATAGTTTAAAGTTTTGAGTTTAGGGCTGCGTGTTTCCTTTTATAAGGTGAAACCCGAAACCCTTAACTTTTATTATGCTTCGCTTAACATTTTCTGACCTGCCTCGATTACGTCTTCGATAGTACCTTTAAGGTTGAAAGCAGCTTCCGGTAAGTGGTCAAGCTCACCATCAATAATCATGTTAAAGCCTTTAATTGTATCTTTAATATCTACTAATACCCCAGGGATACCTGTAAACTGCTCAGCAACGTGGAATGGCTGAGAAAGGAAACGCTGAACACGACGAGCGCGTGATACTGATAGTTTATCTTCCTCGCTAAGCTCTTCCATACCAAGGATAGCGATGATGTCCTGAAGTTGTTTGTATTTCTGTAGAATTTCTTTTACTCTTTGTGCACAGTTGTAATGCTCATCACCTAAGATTAGCGGAGTAAGGATTCTTGAAGTTGAATCAAGAGGATCTACCGCTGGGTAGATACCAAGCTCAGCAATTTTACGTGAAAGTACTGTTGTAGCATCAAGGTGGGCAAATGTTGTAGCCGGCGCCGGGTCAGTTAAGTCATCCGCAGGTACATATACCGCCTGTACTGAAGTAATAGATCCTTTTTTAGTTGAAGTAATACGCTCCTGCATAGCACCCATCTCTGTTGCAAGAGTTGGCTGGTAACCTACTGCAGATGGCATACGACCAAGTAGTGCAGACACCTCAGAACCTGCCTGAGTAAAACGGAAGATGTTATCTACGAAGAAAAGTACATCTTTTCCTTGTCCGTCACCCGCACCATCACGGAAGTATTCAGCAATCGTAAGACCTGAAAGCGCAACACGTGCACGTGCTCCAGGTGGCTCATTCATCTGTCCGAATACAAATGTAGCCTTAGACTGTCTCATACCTGCTTTATCAACTTTAGAAAGGTCCCAACCTCCGTTCTCCATAGAGTGCATGAAATCGTCACCGTATTTAATAATACCAGACTCAAGCATCTCACGAAGAAGGTCGTTACCCTCACGTGTTCTTTCACCTACTCCTGCGAATACAGAAAGACCACCGTGACCTTTTGCAATATTGTTAATCAACTCCTGGATAAGTACCGTTTTACCTACACCCGCACCACCGAAAAGACCAATTTTACCACCTTTTGCATAAGGTTCGATAAGGTCGATTACTTTGATACCTGTAAATAAAACTTCTGATGAAGTTGAAAGATCTTCAAATTTTGGAGCCTGACGGTGAATAGGTAAACCATTTTCACCTTCTTTTGGTAAATTACCAAGACCATCAATAGCATCTCCAATAACATTAAATAAACGGCCATATATGTCTCCGCCTATCGGCATCTGGATAGGGCTACCTGTTGCAACAACTTCCTGGCCTCTGCTTAATCCGTCAGTAGAGTCCATAGAAATAGTACGAACAGTATCTTCACCTACGTGAGACTGTACCTCAAGTACTAATTTTGAACCATCTTTTTTAGTGATTTCTAATGAATCATAAATTTTTGGAAGCTCAGCATTTTGAGTGTTAAACACTACATCTACTACCGGCCCGATAATCTGTGCAACTTTTCCTGTTCCTTTAGACATTGCTTATATATTTATTTAACAGCTATTTACGTTTCGTAAAAAAACCTCTTTTTTCCGAGCGCAAAGATAGTTTTTTCCAAACAAATTATCCAATTTATTTTTTGCATTTTTTGCAATAAAAAAGCTGTTTATTAAAAATACACCTCTTTAACCCCTTTAAACATAAGTTCCGTTGCTGAATTCTTAGCCTAATCAGAAGTATTTTTATTACAAAGAATCTTATAAACTATTGTATGGAAAATTTTACAATAAAGGTTTTATTTATACTTCCTGTATAATCTGTACCTATACCCATCTTGTTTCTTGCAAGCTGAAGGTAGACATCACCTATATTCATCTCTCCAAAATAACCATTGGCTTCTTCTCTAACTTCAATTATAGAACCTACTTTTAACTGAGAATTATAAGCTATTACATTTGCTCTTTTCTTAGCTTTATCTATAAGTTTTTTAATCAGGTGCTCTTCTGCTTTCTCTTCATCAGCATAACTTAAAACAACAACATCTGTAGCCACCTGCTCTTCAGAGTCGAATACCTCCTTTAGTGCATCCAGTTCTTCTTTTCCATTCACAAAAACTGTCCACCCTTGTTTACCGGAGCTCCAGAAATTATCACTAAAAATATTTGCCTTCGAATTGTCCAGCGGAGTAACTTTATATTTATTTTTTCAAGCTTGGCTTTAATCCCCTGAAGTATATTTTTATTGTTCTCTTGCTGAACAAGGGGATCGTAATCTTCGCTAAATGCTACAGTATCGTATTCAACAGCAACAACATTGACCTGAAAACGAACAGGCTCTAATGACACCGTATCGTTAACAACAACTTCAATGAATTTACTTTGGGCAAAGCCTACAAAAGAAACAAACAGTAAAATAATAATTAAATTAAATTTTTTCATACTTAATGATAGTAAGGTGTTAAACAGTTATATACTAAAAAAGCCGCTAAGAAATCTCAGCGGCTCTAAATTAATTCATTTATTTTTAAGATTACTCTACCGTAACCGATTTTGCAAGATTTCTTGGCTGGTCTACGTTACACTCTCTCAATACCGCAATATGGTATGACAGCAACTGTAACGGGATAGTAGTTACCAGTGGCGAAAGCGCATCAGAAACTTCAGGTATCTCTATAACATAGTCTGCCAGATCTTTTACCTGAGTATCTCCTTTAGTAACTACAGCAATAATTTTACCGCTACGCGATTTAATCTCCTGTATGTTACTTACAATCTTATCGTAGTGCTCCTGTTTAGGCGCAATAATAACAACCGGCATTTGCTCGTCTATAAGCGCAATAGGCCCGTGTTTCATTTCTGCTGCAGGATAACCCTCTGCATGTATATAAGATATCTCTTTAAGCTTTAAAGCCCCTTCTAATGCTACCGGGAAATTATACCCCCTGCCTAAATAAAGACAGTTAGGAGCATCTTTATATTTAGAAGCTATCATTTTAGCTACATCATTAGTCTGAAGTGCCTCTTCCACTTTTTGAGGAATAAGCTCCATCTCCTGAAGGTATCTGAAATAATCTGTTTTAGTTAATGTGCCCTTAGCATTTGCCAAACGTAAAGCAATTAACGTTAACACCGTAATTTGTGTAGTAAATGCTTTTGTAGAAGCCACACCAATTTCAGGGCCGGCGTGTGTGTAAGCACCTGCATTGGTTTCACGCGAAATAGACGAACCTACCACATTACAAACACCAAATACAAACGCTCCGTTTTCCTTAGCTAGCTTAATAGCAGCTAAAGTATCGGCTGTTTCACCCGACTGCGATATGGCAATAACCACATCATTTTTATTGATAATAGGGTTTCTGTATCTAAATTCAGACGCATACTCCACCTCTACAGGTATACGGGTAAATTCTTCAAAAATATACTCTGCTACAAGACCCGCGTGCCATGAAGTACCACAAGCAACAATAAGAATCCTGTCGGCATTTAAAAACTTCTGAAGATTATCTTCAATACCTGCCATTTTAATAAGGCCTGTATCCGTATGAAGCCTACCCCTGTATGTATCTTTAATTACATTAGGCTGCTCATAAATTTCTTTAAGCATAAAATGGTCATAACCATTTTTCTCTATCTGCTCAAGGTTCATTTGCAATTCCTGAATATAAGGATCTACTAAAGAGTCGTCTTTTATTTTTCTTATCTTAAGCTCTTTGTCCAACCTTACAATTGCCATTTCTTCATCTTCCAGATAAATGGCATTTGATGTATACTCAATAAACGGAGAGGCAT
Proteins encoded:
- the atpD gene encoding F0F1 ATP synthase subunit beta, whose product is MSKGTGKVAQIIGPVVDVVFNTQNAELPKIYDSLEITKKDGSKLVLEVQSHVGEDTVRTISMDSTDGLSRGQEVVATGSPIQMPIGGDIYGRLFNVIGDAIDGLGNLPKEGENGLPIHRQAPKFEDLSTSSEVLFTGIKVIDLIEPYAKGGKIGLFGGAGVGKTVLIQELINNIAKGHGGLSVFAGVGERTREGNDLLREMLESGIIKYGDDFMHSMENGGWDLSKVDKAGMRQSKATFVFGQMNEPPGARARVALSGLTIAEYFRDGAGDGQGKDVLFFVDNIFRFTQAGSEVSALLGRMPSAVGYQPTLATEMGAMQERITSTKKGSITSVQAVYVPADDLTDPAPATTFAHLDATTVLSRKIAELGIYPAVDPLDSTSRILTPLILGDEHYNCAQRVKEILQKYKQLQDIIAILGMEELSEEDKLSVSRARRVQRFLSQPFHVAEQFTGIPGVLVDIKDTIKGFNMIIDGELDHLPEAAFNLKGTIEDVIEAGQKMLSEA
- a CDS encoding AI-2E family transporter, coding for MTTAKLPNYVKAVYIFLLIIIIVFFMIIAKQILVPLLISGYIAMLLTSSCNRLERRKIPRSVSAAICLLLFIITISGLLLFIYLQVRGFMDDLGGSLKNEVNAFVIEANKWTEEHFGFDLGMRYGFEIKKAVEMVQTEEAPPTQILWSTIAMIGDIILLPVYIFFLLIYRDHLAVFVAKVFSRSNNDEILDKLTSIRKVVYAYISGAGKVMLILAVVNTAVLFALGIEHAIFFGVLAGILNIIPYLGPWIGATLPFVFALITKDSLFYPIAVIVSFTFIQMLEGAFLTPKITGSNVNLNALITFLGLLIGGAIWGIVGMIIIIPTIAILKKLFEMSPDTQPYAYLFGEEDNNWFKKRPRKNKKAKTEPDVPEAD
- a CDS encoding DUF2975 domain-containing protein, which produces MKKIQILNWILRSLILLAFLTTCFSVYIFISLYNTPTIDYSKVFPAYLPYTTILSGALFFAAMIYLQLSVNLFIKQGFFNTKSSGYLKLGAIFLALFGLTDITIATINNAFKANYDLLDYLNNNSGHIVTLIVAIGIFIVADIIKSGVTIKHENDLTI
- a CDS encoding DUF2975 domain-containing protein — translated: MKRLSTLKTITDILFVLAVIPAIFGLPFILMAAIMPERIPFKLNGDEFATINGAELIISLLVIYLSYALAVYALYLFKKVLESFKKKRFFDEVVILSFNQMGKALLLSWTIGILPSLYYNLVDGSIKISIGFSDSLFTLGLGFFFIVLSDVFLMAKKQKEENDLTI
- a CDS encoding aminotransferase class I/II-fold pyridoxal phosphate-dependent enzyme; the protein is MKSLPKSLIAKLQQRTEANALRSLPVANGLVDFSSNDYLGFSQSAEIFQQAHQYLLDANIISNGSTGSRLITGNHNLYQVTEDFVAHFHNSPSALIFNSGYDANVGFFSCVPQKEDIVLYDEYIHASIRDGLRLSNAKTFKFRHNDLSHLENLLKRYSAIKGEVYVVTESVFSMDGDTPDLVKLVAVAEEYNSRLVIDEAHALGVFGNKGEGLIQELNLQDRVFARIMTFGKGLGGHGAAVLGAEELRTYLVNFARSFIYTTALPPHSLAVILTSYKHLESNIQAKKQLRDIITFFNEELERLAFTNVFIFSESAIHCAIIPGNDRVKQIAEYLQQNGFNVKPILSPTVPHGQERLRFCLHSFTTRESITRFLNLLQEHLAQF
- a CDS encoding F0F1 ATP synthase subunit epsilon → MLLEIVSPEGHLFKGEVTSVTVPGINGEFQMLNHHANIVSILAAGDIKIEVPDFKSNSSFGGKFVKSDKDQKFLLPITSGTLEMKDNKVTILVD
- the glmS gene encoding glutamine--fructose-6-phosphate transaminase (isomerizing); translated protein: MCGIVGYIGHKEAYPIIIKGLKRLEYRGYDSAGVVLYDGNDLKLSKTKGKVSDLEERAKQEGTSVGTIGMGHTRWATHGVPNDVNSHPHFSNSGDLVIIHNGIIENYEPLKKELIKRGYIFKSDTDTEVLVNLIEDVQKQDNLKLGKAVQVALNQVVGAYAIVVFDKKKPNELVAARLGSPLAIGVGKDEFFIASDASPFIEYTSNAIYLEDEEMAIVRLDKELKIRKIKDDSLVDPYIQELQMNLEQIEKNGYDHFMLKEIYEQPNVIKDTYRGRLHTDTGLIKMAGIEDNLQKFLNADRILIVACGTSWHAGLVAEYIFEEFTRIPVEVEYASEFRYRNPIINKNDVVIAISQSGETADTLAAIKLAKENGAFVFGVCNVVGSSISRETNAGAYTHAGPEIGVASTKAFTTQITVLTLIALRLANAKGTLTKTDYFRYLQEMELIPQKVEEALQTNDVAKMIASKYKDAPNCLYLGRGYNFPVALEGALKLKEISYIHAEGYPAAEMKHGPIALIDEQMPVVIIAPKQEHYDKIVSNIQEIKSRSGKIIAVVTKGDTQVKDLADYVIEIPEVSDALSPLVTTIPLQLLSYHIAVLRECNVDQPRNLAKSVTVE
- a CDS encoding helix-turn-helix domain-containing protein, which gives rise to MPIIINLDVMLAKRKMRSNELADKVGITTANLSILKTGKAKAIRFSTLEAICKELDCQPGDIMEFVEDDNQDNL